The following is a genomic window from Pseudothermotoga thermarum DSM 5069.
CAATTGAAGATAGCCCTTAGAAAGGCTGGAATTTCTCCTTATGAAAAATTTTCAATATACGTTTTTACCGTAGAACGATATCACTGAGAGGTGGTTTCGTGGATAAAACAGCGCTTTACTTTTCCACGTTGGATAAAGAAAGGGTAAAGTGTGAATTGTGCCCGCACAATTGCGTGCTGGATAATGGACAAGTTGGTTTGTGCTTGGCAAGAAAAAATGAAGATGGAGTTCTTTTAACACTTAACTACGGTTTAATAACCTCAATTGCCATTGATCCCATCGAAAAAAAGCCGCTTTTCCATTTAAATCCAGGTGAACAGATTCTATCTGTTGGAACCTTTGGTTGCAACATGAAGTGTCCGTTTTGCCAAAATTGGGAGATATCGCAGGAAATAGCTCCAACGCGTAGGATTACCCCAGAACAGCTTGTTTCAATTGCCGTATCTAGAAAGTCAAGAGGTATAGCTTATACGTACAACGAACCTTTCATTTGGTTTGAGTTTGTCCTTGATACCTCAAGGATAGCGGCAAGAGAGGGAATTTACAACGTTTTGGTCACCAATGGAATGATATCGGAGGAACCACTGCATTTGCTTTTGCAGTCCATTCATGCCATGAATGTTGATTTAAAGGCTTTCGACGAGCAGTTGTACAAGAAGTTGGCAGGTGATCTTGAAACTGTTAAAAGAACCATAAAATTAGCCGTTGAAAATAGCGTACACGTTGAAGTGACCACTTTGATTGTTCCTGGCTTCAACGACGATGAGAATATGCTTGAAAAAGAGTTTCAATGGCTTGCGAGTTTGGATAAATCGATACCCCTTCATTTGACAAGGTATTTTCCAAGTTACAAATACAACGTTCCAGCTACTCCTGTTGAGATTTTGGTTAAATTCTACAATCTTGCAAAGAAATATCTTGATTTTGTTTACCTTGGTAATGTTTGGGATCAAAACTATGAAAGTACCTTTTGTCCTTCCTGTGGTACACTGGTTGTGAAAAGGGTAGGATATCAAGTTCAAGTCGTTGGTTTGGACGAAGAAGGTAGGTGCGCTAAATGCCGAAGAAGGATAGTAAGGATTTTATAAAAATCAACCGCACGTTGTTTTGGATTTTTCTGTTGGGATTAACCTTTGCAGTAGCTTTCTTGATAAGGATCTTTTTCAATTCTCAAAAAACCTTGTACTATGAATTGAATGGTTTTACGATGGGAACTTATTATAGGATTGTGGTGGCATCTTCTAAAGTAGAGTCGAAGCAACTTGCTGAGATTATCTTCAAAGAGCTTGATAGAATATACAAAAAGTACAATCCAAAGGATCCGGAAAGCGTTGTTTGGAAGATCAATTCGTCCAACGATTGGGTGGATCTTGACGAGGAAACTTTTGTAATTGTTGATTCGGCACTGAAATTTGCTGAACTTACAAATGGAGCGTTTGATCCTGCACTTGGCACTTTGATATCACTTTGGGGATTCGATAGGTTGGATGAAAAAATTCCTTCAAAGATCCCACCTGATGAAGCCATAAAAAAAGCGCTTGAACAAAGTGGATACAAGAACGTGGAACTCGATGGAAGAACTAGAAGAATCAGACTACACAACAACGTTAAATTAGATCTTGGAGGAATTGTGAAAGGCTATGCCCTAGATCGTGCATATCAAATAGCGAAAGAGATTGACCCTAGTTGCACTGGGTTCATCGAAGTTGGTGGTGATATAAGAATACTCGGCCCGAAATTTGGTTCAAGACCATGGGTAGTAGGCGTGCGTGATCCTTTTAGCCCTTCCAAAGCCGTTACGTATTTTTACATGACTTCGGGAGCAGTTGCAACTTCCGGCGATTACGAGAGATACTTCGTTTATGAGAATAAAAAGTATCATCACATAATAGATCCAAAAACAGGTTATCCTGCACAAGGTGTTACATCGGCAACCGTCATTTCTGAGGATGCCATAACTGCGGACGCTTTATCGACAGCTGCTTTTGTTTCAGGTGCAGATTGGGAATACGTGATTTTAGAATATCCAAAAATTGGTGGTATTGTGTTGCTGATATCTCACGATGGAACTGTAAAGAAATCTTCTGCGATCAAGGCGTATGAGAAAAGGTAATCGAAAGTTGTTTGGCAAGTATGATATATTCGTTTTTTTATTTGTTTTTGCAATATTTTTTGTTTTTTTGCTCTTTCGAACAAATGCGTCTATCGAATTTGTCGAAGTGTTAAAAGACGGAAAACTAATTATGCGGATTCATCATCCAGGAGTTTACGAAGTTTTTGATGATGGAAGATATGTTATGAAAGTGGTTTTTGAAAATGGAAAAGTTTGGGTGGAAGAAGCCGATTGTCCAAACAAGTTGTGCGAAAAAATCGGCAAAATTGGTGCAGGTGGAGTGATAGTTTGCCTGCCCAATAAACTGATCATCAAAGCCATGGGTGGAAAGAGCAAAGTGGATGTCATAACATGGTGAAAGTAAAGAAGTTGGTTTATGCTTCCGTTTTAATAGCGTTAGGTTCGATGATGTATATTTTCGAAAGTATAATCCCATTTCCTATTCCTTTTGGAAAATGGGGTTTTTCAAATTTTGTGGTATTGTTTTCAGCCACTGTGTTCGATTTGAAAACAACTTTGCTTGTTGCAATTGGAAAAAGTGTTTTTGGGAATTTGATCGCAGGTCACGTGTTTGACCCAGTTTTTGTGTTGAGTTTTTGTGGCTCTTTATCAGCTGCTTTCATTCAGTTTGCAGCTTGGAGGATAAAATTCTTTGGTTTAGCTGGGGTTAGTTTACTTGGCAGCATCGGTAACAATTTAACCCAAGCTTTAGTCGGAATGGCTGTGCTTAAGTCTTCTGCATTTTTAATCTTACTTCCTTGGATGTTGATACTTGGTATCCCAGGGGCTTTTGCCAACGCAATGATAGTTAAGAAGGTGAAAGAATATGCAACCGAGGTTGATTTTGGCTTCAACTTCTCCAAGGAGAAGAAAGCTTTTGAAAATTTTTCTCAAGGAATTCGAAATTGTCGATCCACAAATTCCAGAGATACCTGAATCTTCCGCAGAAGAAACAGCAAGAAAACTTTCCTTGTTGAAAGCTTTGAGTGTGTTTGAGAGAAACCCAGATGCAATTGTCATCGGGGCTGATACAGTTGTAGAAATAGATGGAAAGATACTTGGTAAGCCTGAAAATCCAAACGAAGCCAAGCAGCAGCTTTTAACTTTAAGTGGCCGATGGCATACCGTTCACACAGCCGTTGCTGTTGTAAACAAATTGGAGGTTTGGCAAAAACATTTTGTTGCAAAGGTGAAATTCAGAAAGGTTCCCAATGACTTCATCGATTTTTATGCGAATAACTTTTCAGTTGGAAAAGCTGGTTCTTACGGTCTTCAAGATCTTGGAGCCGTCTTTGTTGAACACATTGTAGGAGATCCATACGTTGTAATTGGCTTACCGATAGGTGAACTGGCGCTTTATCTTAAAAAGAAGGGATGGTGGAATTTTGAAACCACGCGAGAGGATGATCAAAGCTGGTTCTGAAGCTCTTTCTGAGGAAGAGTTACTCGCTATAATCCTTAGAACTGGAAGCCAAGATCTTAACGTAATGGATCTTGCCAAAGAACTTTGGGAAACATTTGGAAAATCTTTGAGAACGTTGTTCAACGCTTCTTTACAAGAAATTGCTTCAATCAAGGGAATTGGAATAGCAAAAGCGACTTCTATAAAAGCTTCCTTAGAGCTTGGCAAGCGTCTTTACGAAGAGCTTTCAGAGAACAAGTTGGTGTTCACCAACCCGGAATCAATTTATCAATTCTGTCATGACATGAGATTTTACGAGAAAGAGGTGTTGAGGGTTATTTGTCTTGATAGTAAGTTAAAGATGGTTTTTCACCGTGATTTAACGGAAGGAACAAATAATCAAACGCTTTTTCATCCGCGTGAAGTATTTAGAATTGCGATTAGATCCAATTGCAACTTCATAGTGTTGGTTCACAACCATCCTTCGGGAGATCCCACTCCCAGTTTTGAGGATAGAATTTCAACTGATAAAATTGTCGCGGCAGGGGAGATCATAGGCATCCCGGTTTTGGATCACGTTGTAGTTGGATCTGAGAGTTTTTTCAGTTTCAGAGAAAACGGTTTGCTTGATTCTTTTGGGAAATCTACTGGCAAAATCAACAAGGAAAAAAGGGAAAGAAAGCTTCGAAAATCTTGAGTAAAAATATCTGGGAGGGTTTGGAACATGATAAGCAGAGAACAAGCGTATGAATTGTTGCAAAAACATTTGTCATCGAGGAATTTGCTTAAACATTGTCTGGCTGTTGAAGTTGTGATGAGAGCACTGGCAAGAAAATTGAACGAGGATGAAGATACATGGGGTTTGGCTGGTTTGCTACACGATCTTGATTACGACTACACCAAGGATTCTCCCGATCAACATGGCTTTAAGACTGTGGAAATATTGGAAGAATACGATGTACCAAAAACCGTTTTAGATGCAATACTGGCCCATTGCGAAAAAAAGCCGATTGAAACCAAGATGGAAAGAGCGATTTACTGTTCAGATCCAGTCACAGGCTTCATAGTCGCAGCTGCTTTGATTACACCCGAGAAATCGCTAAGATCGATTGATACGGATTTCCTACTGAGAAGATTCAAGGAAAAAGCTTTTGCAAAAGGTGCAAACAGAGATCAAATGAAAAGTTGCGAAAATCTAGGATTATCGTTGCAGGAGTTTCTTGATTTATCCTTGAATGCAATGAGAGAAATAAGCGAAATCTTGGGGCTTTGAGGTGATTTTGGATGAATTTTGAAAAAATGATTGAGGAAAAGTTGGAGGCTTACAGAACAAATTACAAGTTTGAGATTGAGCAGGATAAGATTGTATCGAAAGATCAAATAAGATCGAAGATTGAGCACACACTTTTAAAGCCAACGGCTTCTCCTGAAGATGTGGAGCGTTTGTGCAATGAAGCTTTAGAACACAAATTTTTTGGTGTTTGTGTGAATCCTTGTTATGCAGAACTAACCGTTGAAAAATTGCGGGGTACGGGAATCAAAGTTGTCAGCGTTGTTGGATTTCCACTTGGAGCAAGTACTCCGAGTATTAAGGCAAAAGAAGCAGAAGAATTAGTGAAAATTGGTGTTGATGAAATAGATATGGTTTTAAACATTGGTATGTTAAAATCAAAAAAGTGGGAGTATGTTTACGAAGAAATTTCGCAGGTTGTTGAGGCTTCAAAGCCCGCACCTGTGAAGGTCATAATAGAAACTTGCTATTTAACTTTAGAGGAAAAAATAGCAGCTTGCCTTATAAGTGAACTTGCGAAGGCAGCTTTCGTGAAAACTTCCACTGGGTTTGGACCGGAAGGAGCAAAGGTTGAGGACGTGCATTTGATGAAGTGGTGTGTACCAAACTTGGGCGTCAAAGCTTCAGGTGGCATAAGAACTTTCAAGCAAGCTTGTCAAATGGTGCTTGCAGGTGCAGATAGGATAGGAACCAGCCAAGGAGTACAACTTATCTTGCAGGAGGTGTAAAAAATGGCTTGGGACAAGCTTTCTTTAAGGGAATTCATCGAAAAGGTTGCGGATAAGAATCCAACACCGGGTGGAGGAGCTGTAAGCGCACTGGTGTGTGCTTTGGCAGCGGCGCTTAATGAAATGGTTTCAAATCTAACCCTTGCAAGAAATGATTATTCTGATTGGCACGCCGAGATGGAAAGAACACTTGAAAATATGAAAGAGATACGCCTCAAGATGTTGGAACACATTGAACTTGATATAAAAGCCTTTGATGAAGTAATTGAGGCTTACAAAATGCCAAAGGAAACGGAAGAACAAAAGGAAGCAAGAAAAACGGCTATCCAGGAAGCACTTAAAAAAGCGGCAAAGGTACCTTACGAGGTGTGTCGTTATTCAAGAGAGGTTCTAAGGTTTGCCGAAATTGTTGCAAGATGGGGAAATATTAACGCCATTTCCGATGCAGTTAGTGCGGCAGAATTAGCCTTTGGAGCGTTTCAAGCGGCTAAGGCAAATGTGCTCATCAATTTGAATTCCATAAAAGACGAACAGTTTGTTGAGTATATGAAGCATGAGCTTAGAACTTTGACCGGTGAAGCTGAAGGAGCTTTGAAAGCGGTCAAGGAGGTTGCAAAAGAACGTGGAAAGCTTGGGCTTTGAGATTGTAAAGGAATGCGGTTCTGCCAGAGTTGGAAAACTCAAAACAGCTCACGGTGTTTATGAAACACCTATTTTCATGCCGGTTGGAACCAATGCAAATGTCAAGTTGATGAGATCTGAAGACCTTAAAGAAATAGGTGTTGGTATTTTGCTTGGAAATTCTTACCATCTAGCAGTTCGACCTGGTCTTGAGGTGATAGAACTTCACGGTGGGCTTCACCAATTTATGAATTGGGATGGAGCAATTTTAACAGACAGTGGAGGTTTTCAGGTTTTCAGTTTGAAGAAGCTGATAAAAATATCGGATGAAGGTGTACTCATAACATCTCCTGTTGACGGTTCAAAAATCTTTTTGACTCCTGAGCTTTCCATGAAAATTCAAAGAACGTTGAATTCGGATATCGTGATGGTTTTGGATCATTGCCCATCTCCTGCAGATGGTTACAAAGAAGTCCTTGAGGCGACAAAGAGAACTTACAGATGGGCTCTCAAATGTCTTAAAGAAGGTGTTCAAAAGCATCAGCTGCTTTTTGCGATCGCACAAGGTGGAACGTACGAAGATCTCAGAATTGAGAGTGCCAAAAGTTTGTCAGAGCTACCTTTTGATGGATTTGCAATAGGTGGATTGAGTTTGGGTGAAGAGTACGAAAAAACGCTTTATATGTCTGAAGTCAGCGTTTCGTGTTTGCCAAAGCACAAACCGAGGTATTTCATGGGTGGGGGTTCCCCTGCGCTTATAGTAAGACTGGTTGAAATTGGTGTGGATATGTTCGACAGCGTTTTTCCAACGAGATTAGCCCGACATGGTACGGCTTTGACGTGGGAAGGAAGGTTGAACGTAAAGGCGTCAAGGTATAAAATGGATAAAAGGCCAATCGATGAAAAATGTTCATGCAAAGTATGTAGAAACTACACTAGATCTTATATACATCATCTCATTGATCGTGAGGAAACACTGGGAGGAATTTTGTTAACTTATCACAACCTGTACTTCATGATGGACTTTATGAAACGATTAAGAGAAAGCATCCTTCAAGGGACCTTTGGTTCGTTCAAAGAGGAGGTGTTGAAGGCTTATGAGAAAGATAACGTTGTTTGCAGTGATTTTGCTGATAATGTCGTCGATTTTGGTAAAAGCTGACATCTTTAACTTCTCTGAGGGTGGTTTCTGCTCAAGTTCTTCGGGACCTTGGGCTTTCAAAGCCAATCCTGCGGGTATTGTAGAAAACGAGCTACGTAGGGTTTTGCTTGAGGGAACGTTCAGATTGGGTACAAATAACTCTAGAAGTTTTTCCATCTCTTTGGTTCAACCTCCAGAGGATTCCTTGGCAGGTGTTTTGAATTTATCAACAGATTTAACCGATTTTGATGTACAAAGATTGTCTTTTTTGTACGTCATAGCTGGAAAAGCTGGTAGTACCAACCTCGGGGTAGGTTTGGGGTTAGATAGAGTTCAAGAAAGCAATGGGAACTATTACTCTGTTTTTCTAGATCTTGGTGTTCAAGGAAAATTTTCCGACTCTGGTTATACCAGCTACAGCCTTGCTTTAAAAAGGTTGCAACTTTGGTCACAAAAAACTCAAGAACTTAAACTCTTCAGCGTTGGCGGGGGACTTAAACTTGATTTCGAGCAGATGGTTTTCGCTTTTGATGTAGCATACTTCTTTGAGAATCTCGATTTTTGGCAGTTTGTCCCCGCAACACAGCTGAATGTAGAACCAGTTAAACTTCATGTTTCATTACCGTTTTTGTACAAATCTCTCAATGAGTCAAACATATCTGTGGAATTTGGTGTGATGATCAATCTTGGAACGGTTGATCTAGGATTGTCTGTGCTTTATCCTTTTTCACCTATGAACAGCAACGATCTTTTAAAGGAACTTGGCTACAAGTGGCACATAGATTTCAAAATAGGTTTCAAATGGTGAATGTATGGTGAGGATTAAGATTCTTTCAGAAGACGAAATAAGAAGATCTTTAATGAGGATAAGTCATGAAATACTTGAAAGAAACAAAGGTGTGGACGACGTTGTACTTGTGGGCATTTTAACGCGTGGTGCGTTTTTGGCTGACCGTTTGGCAAGAAACATTGAACTTATAGAAGGCAAAAAAGTTGAAGTTGGTTATCTTGACGTTGGTCCTTATAGAGATGATGAAAAGCGAACTGATGTAGATAGAAGTTCAATCAATTTTGATTTGAACGGGAAAATAGTTATTCTAACTGACGATGTTTTGTTCACTGGTAGAACAGTTAGAGCAGCTTTGGATGGCATTATGAGAAGGGGAAGGCCAAAAAGTGTACAGTTGGCAGTTTTGGTGGACAGAGGTCACAGAGAACTTCCCATAAGACCTGATTTTGTCGGCAAGAATCTTCCTACTTCCAAAACGCGAGAAAAAGTTAAAGTGTGTCTGAAGGAAATCGACGGAGAAGACGCTGTTTACATAGTTCGATTGGAGGATTAAACCATGGATTATGCCAGGTATATCAAGGCCATAGAGAGAGCCGTTAACAACATTGCGACGAAAATGGAAAAAACCGAGATAAGTATCGACGAGATTTGGATTGAAACTTCTATTCCTGAGGATCTCATTGTTGAATTGATCCAAAATTTTCCTGTGGAATTTCCCCCAAATGTGACTCTCATAACCTCAAAAAAAGGCATCGTTTGGAAACGTAAAGAAACTTGAAGAATGTTTTACCGCGTAGCCATTTCCAAAATTTCCGTTGATGAAACTTTTGTCTATAGTTCGGATGTAAAGTTGGAAATAGGTGAAAGAGTAATCGTTGATTTTCATGGAAGAAAGGTTAAAGGCTACGTTGTGGAAGAATCCGAAGCACCAGGTCGAAAAATAAAGCCAATTTTGGAGCGTTTGGATGGATTCAGTTTTCTTTCCGAAAACGATGTTTTGCTCGCAAAATGGATATCCGAACAATATCTTGTTCCAATCGGTAAGGTATTTGATTTGCTTCTCCCTTCTTATATCGACAAATACTTGGAAACTTTTGTTGAACCGACAACAGAATTGATAGGATTAAAAAGAACAAAGCTTCAAGATTTTTTGAAGACAAGATCAGAAGAAGATTTGAAGATGCTCCTGAAAAAGGGATACGTAAGGTTGAGTAAATCAAAGGAAGCAATTAAAATGCCAAGAATACCAGCAGAGAAGACATTTGTGATTTTAACTGACGATCTGTCAAAGCTTTTGCACAAAGTTGAGAATGAGATCGAGTACGATGTGTTGAATTATCTTTCACTTGCAAAAGTGTCAAAAACAGAAGACTTGATAAACGCCCTTGGAATCAGCATGAAAGAACTTGAAAAAATGGTTTTAAAAGGCATCATTCGTTTTTCAAGCTTGGCCCTTCCGGTAGAAAGCATTGCTAGTCGTGAAGGTTCTTTGCGCTTTCATCTTGAAAATAACGCGATTTTGATATTCGGGCAGGATGACATAGCAAGGTTCAAGTTTGTAATCCCGAAAATTTCCGAGGTACTCAGCCAAGGTAAGTCTATTTTGTTCCTTTCGCCATATGTTTCACAAGCCGTTAAACTTGCCGGAATTGCAAACGTCGTTTTCGAGCAAAGATCAATAGTTTTTCACGCGAACCTTACCGATGCCAGGAAAACTTTCGCTTGGTTGAGTGCTTACACAGGAAAACCAGCGATATTCTTTGCAACGCGTGCAGGGGTTTTTTTACCGATAAAAAATTTAGGATTGATTGTGATTGAGAGTGAAGAGGAAGAATCTTATTATCAAATGCATGAACCCATTTATGATGCAGTGGAAATCGCCTGGAAAAAAGCCGAGTTTTTTAAAGTACCGCTGATTGCGCTTTCTGCTTCTGGTAGGCTGAAAACTTTTGTAAGAGTTGAAAAAAATAGCAGATACGATATATCGGTGAAAAACACCAATGTGATCATTGAAAAACTCCGTGAAAAACAAATAGTTTCACCTAAAATGCTGGAAGAAATAGACAGAAAACTTCGTGAAGGTTACGGAGCGCTGATCATAACCAGAAGAAAAGGGTATGCACCATACGTTATTTGTTTTGTTTGTGAAACTTTGGTTAAATGCCCAAATTGCGATGTTCCTTTATCGTATCACAAACTGAAACATACGTTGAAGTGTCATTTGTGTGGTTGGGAGGAGCAAGCCGTTAGAAATTGCCCAAAATGTGGTGCCCCAGCCTTGTATCCTATAGGTTTTGGTGGAGAACGATTGGAAAGAGTTTTGAAGTATCACATACCGGAAGCTGTGATACGATTTTTAGATGTTGAAGAATACGATGAAAAATCATTGTTGGAATCTTTGATCAAATTCGAAGTTGGTCAAACTGATGTTTTGATCGTAACTCAACCAATCGCACATCTTGTGAGTTTATCGCGGGTTGGCTTTGTTGGAATTACAAACATTGACAGCTTCTTAAATCAACCGGATTATTCCTCCACAGAACGCATGATTCAGTTTGTTAGAAAGATCACTCAACTTGGTGCAAAAGTAACTGTATTAATTCAAGTTCGAAATATCGATCCAGGGATTATAACATCATACATCAATGAGCCTTTAGAAAATCTTTACGAATCGGAGCTACTTCGCAGGAAAGAAAGCAAATATCCGCCTTATTGTGATATTGTTCAAGTGATCTTGGAATCGCACGATGCAGCTATCGGGTGGGAAATCATTCAAGATTTTGCGGCAAAATTGCAAATGGCAGAAATACTTGGACCAGTTGAACATCCAATGTTTAAGGTGGGGGGAAAGTACAGATATCATTTCATTGCCAAAACTCAGCAACTTAAGTTAACGCTTGAAGAAATAAGGCGACAGTACAAACTTGTTGGAAAACACGGGATAAAAGTTCTTGTGAATCCACCTAGATTGGTGTAAAAAATGAAAGGGGGGAAAGTATGAAAACTCTTATTCTTGCGGCCGGGTTAGGAACTAGAATGAACTCGAAGTATCCAAAGGTAACACACAAAATCTGCGGTAAACCCATGATCAATTGGGTTGTTGATACTGCCAAGCAAGTGTCGGATGAAATAGCCGTTGTACTGGGATATGGAGCAGAAATGGTCAAACCTCTTTTGCCTGAAGATGTCAAGATATTCTTTCAGGAAAAACAACTTGGTACAGCTCACGCCGTGATGTCTGCAGTTGATTTCATCAAAACAGCGAAAGAAGTTTTGATACTCTACGGTGACATGCCTCTGATCGATGTGGAAACGTTGAGGAAGCTTGTTTTTACCCACACTCAAGGAAAATTCGACGCCACCATAGTTAGCACCGAACTTGCCGATCCGACAGGTTACGGAAGAATTGTCAGGGATAGTGACGGACGATTTTTGAAGATAGTAGAAGAAGCAGACGCTGTTGAAGAAAAAAACATCAAAGAAATAAATACGGGTGTTTATGTTTTCAACGCCCAAAAGCTTCTTGAAGCTTTACCTAAGGTTAAACCAAACAACAAGAAGAATGAGTACTATCTTACGGACGTTTTAGCGTTTCTTGATAAGGTCTCAATTTTCAAGGTAGATAACTTTGAGCAATTTCTTGGAATTAACAACAGAGTTCATTTAGCACAGGCGGAGAAAATAAAACGCAGGCAAATTTTGGAAAAGTTAATGCTGTCTGGCGTTACAATAATCGATCCAGACACAACTTACGTAGAAGCCGACGTTGTGATAGGAAAGGACACAGTGATTTATCCCATGACGTTCATAGAAGGAAAAACAGAGATAGGAGAAGATTGTGTGATTGGTCCAATGACCAGATTGGTAAATTGCAAAATAGGGAACCGCGTGAGTGTGGTTAGATCAGAATGTGTTGGAGTAACTATTTTTGATGAAGTATCGGTTGGTCCATTCAGTCGATTGAGGGAAGGCACCGTTTTGCATTCAAACGTCAAAATTGGTAATTTTGTTGAGGTTAAGAATTCTGTTATCGGTTTTGGAACAAAAGCTCAACATCTTTCTTACCTAGGTGATGCCACAATTGGCAGGGAAGTGAACATAGGAGCTGGTACGATAACCTGTAATTTCGATGGTAGG
Proteins encoded in this region:
- the priA gene encoding replication restart helicase PriA, producing the protein MFYRVAISKISVDETFVYSSDVKLEIGERVIVDFHGRKVKGYVVEESEAPGRKIKPILERLDGFSFLSENDVLLAKWISEQYLVPIGKVFDLLLPSYIDKYLETFVEPTTELIGLKRTKLQDFLKTRSEEDLKMLLKKGYVRLSKSKEAIKMPRIPAEKTFVILTDDLSKLLHKVENEIEYDVLNYLSLAKVSKTEDLINALGISMKELEKMVLKGIIRFSSLALPVESIASREGSLRFHLENNAILIFGQDDIARFKFVIPKISEVLSQGKSILFLSPYVSQAVKLAGIANVVFEQRSIVFHANLTDARKTFAWLSAYTGKPAIFFATRAGVFLPIKNLGLIVIESEEEESYYQMHEPIYDAVEIAWKKAEFFKVPLIALSASGRLKTFVRVEKNSRYDISVKNTNVIIEKLREKQIVSPKMLEEIDRKLREGYGALIITRRKGYAPYVICFVCETLVKCPNCDVPLSYHKLKHTLKCHLCGWEEQAVRNCPKCGAPALYPIGFGGERLERVLKYHIPEAVIRFLDVEEYDEKSLLESLIKFEVGQTDVLIVTQPIAHLVSLSRVGFVGITNIDSFLNQPDYSSTERMIQFVRKITQLGAKVTVLIQVRNIDPGIITSYINEPLENLYESELLRRKESKYPPYCDIVQVILESHDAAIGWEIIQDFAAKLQMAEILGPVEHPMFKVGGKYRYHFIAKTQQLKLTLEEIRRQYKLVGKHGIKVLVNPPRLV
- the glmU gene encoding bifunctional UDP-N-acetylglucosamine diphosphorylase/glucosamine-1-phosphate N-acetyltransferase GlmU, with translation MKTLILAAGLGTRMNSKYPKVTHKICGKPMINWVVDTAKQVSDEIAVVLGYGAEMVKPLLPEDVKIFFQEKQLGTAHAVMSAVDFIKTAKEVLILYGDMPLIDVETLRKLVFTHTQGKFDATIVSTELADPTGYGRIVRDSDGRFLKIVEEADAVEEKNIKEINTGVYVFNAQKLLEALPKVKPNNKKNEYYLTDVLAFLDKVSIFKVDNFEQFLGINNRVHLAQAEKIKRRQILEKLMLSGVTIIDPDTTYVEADVVIGKDTVIYPMTFIEGKTEIGEDCVIGPMTRLVNCKIGNRVSVVRSECVGVTIFDEVSVGPFSRLREGTVLHSNVKIGNFVEVKNSVIGFGTKAQHLSYLGDATIGREVNIGAGTITCNFDGRKKNPTYIEDEAFIGSNSCLVAPVTVKKGAFVAAGSVITQDVPEWSLGIARARQENKIGWVLRKFQKKEE